One Armatimonadota bacterium genomic region harbors:
- a CDS encoding ornithine cyclodeaminase family protein, which produces MTDASEGRGLLLLTEAEVAALLPMPDLIRTLEDAFRAKAAGEATNQPRTRVVAAAGGVLHVMSAAWDAGGVMGLKAYTTGPGGARFVVHLYRTDGTPLALMQADVLGQRRTGAATGLATRCMARPDAFAVAILGSGWQARTQLEAVCAVRTIERATVYSRTPQRRERFAAEMSERLGVPVEAAPSAKGAVREADIVCTITSSRDPVLLGEWLEPGMHVNAAGVNWANRRELDAEAVRRAARVAVDDLAQARVECGDLIWAASEGAFAWGSAIELADVVAGRVVGRASPDEITLFASQGIALEDIAAAKLAYDNAIAGDIGRRFDLGS; this is translated from the coding sequence ATGACGGACGCTTCGGAAGGCCGAGGTCTGCTGTTGCTCACCGAGGCCGAGGTCGCGGCGTTGCTCCCCATGCCGGACCTGATCCGCACCTTGGAGGACGCCTTCCGCGCCAAGGCGGCCGGCGAAGCCACGAACCAACCGCGGACCCGGGTGGTGGCGGCGGCCGGCGGCGTGCTGCACGTCATGTCCGCCGCCTGGGACGCGGGGGGCGTCATGGGGTTGAAGGCCTACACCACCGGCCCAGGGGGCGCACGGTTCGTCGTCCACCTGTACCGAACCGACGGCACGCCGTTGGCGCTGATGCAGGCGGACGTGTTGGGCCAGCGCCGCACCGGGGCGGCCACGGGGCTGGCGACCCGATGTATGGCCCGCCCGGACGCGTTCGCCGTGGCGATCCTGGGCAGCGGGTGGCAGGCGCGGACACAACTGGAGGCCGTGTGTGCCGTGCGCACGATCGAGCGGGCCACAGTCTACAGCCGGACGCCCCAGCGACGCGAGCGCTTCGCGGCCGAGATGTCCGAGCGGCTCGGCGTCCCCGTCGAGGCCGCGCCGTCGGCAAAGGGGGCAGTGCGGGAGGCCGACATCGTCTGCACGATCACCTCTTCGCGCGATCCCGTGCTGCTGGGAGAGTGGTTAGAGCCTGGGATGCACGTCAACGCCGCGGGGGTGAACTGGGCCAACCGCCGTGAACTCGACGCGGAGGCGGTGCGGCGGGCGGCGCGGGTCGCCGTCGACGACTTGGCGCAGGCGAGGGTCGAGTGCGGCGACCTGATCTGGGCGGCTTCCGAGGGTGCGTTCGCCTGGGGGAGTGCGATCGAGCTGGCGGACGTGGTGGCCGGACGGGTGGTGGGCCGTGCGTCGCCGGACGAGATCACCCTGTTCGCCTCCCAGGG